The following DNA comes from Puniceicoccaceae bacterium.
TGGGGAAAAACTGAAATCACTCAAAGGCTGCGCATTTGGGTATTGGGATAACTGCCCAACCACTTCACAAAGTTGGATTTCCCCCGCAACTGCTCGAGTGCCGACTGAACATCGGTATCTTCAAAATGTCCGATGAAATCGATGAAAAAGAAGTAGTCCCAGCTCTTGCGGCGCGTCGGACGCGACTCGATCTTGCAGAGATTGATTCCGTGGCGGGAGAAGATGTTGAGGGCCTCCTGCAACGCGCCCACTTCATCATTCAGGGAAACCACGATGCTCGTTCGGTCCTTGCCAGCACCCAGGCGCTTCGCAGGGTCCTTGCCAATCACCAGAAAGCGCGTGATATTGTCACTGCGGTCCTGAATGTTGCGCTCCACGATCGGCACCCCCCATTTTTCGGAAGCCAGTGCACTGGCGATCGCTGCCACACCCGGTTCGCCCATGGCCATCTTGACCGCCAGGGAGGTGCTCTCGACTTCCTTCTGAAGGGCATCCGGTAGGTATCGCAGCAGCCAGTCCCTGCACTGTCCAAGGGCTTGATCCTTCGAACAAACCACCCGGATTTCACTGAGCGGAGAATTGGAGATGAGACAGTGCTCAATATCAAGATACACCTGATTGACGATGAACAGTTTGGTATTCACCAGCATATCCAGCGAATGCCGTACAATTCCATCCGTCGAGTTTTCGATCGGCAGCACCCCATAATCGGCTGAACCTTTTTCAACCAAGGTAAAAATCTCCGGAATCGAACCCACCGGCGTGTAGTGCATGGATGCGCCAAAAATCGCCAGTGCCGCCTGATTCGTATACGTTGCTTCAGGACCGAGAAACGCAATGCGCGTGGGACCTTCGAGTGCCTTTGCCGAGGAGATGATCTCACGATAAATTGCGCGTAAGGCTGCATTTGACAGCGGTCCCTGATTCAGGCCTGATACCTTCTCATACACGATCTCCTCACGGGATGGATCATAAATGGTACCACCTTTTTCCGCCTTGATGCGCCCAATCTCAGCAGCGACCTCAGACCGCTTGTTGAGGATCGTCACCAGCTCACGATCACAGGCATCAATCGATTGTCTCAAATGCTCCAGATGTTCATTCATAGTTCAAGGCTCCAGGGTCTTGCCAGATTTGCATGTTTTCCGCTGCCCAACCCTTATACTTTCAGGTCCAGGGATTCCTGACCATCCTCAAATTCATTTGAAGGTCGGTTCACCCATTCATCCAGCTTGTCCGAGGAAACGATGTCCGAGGTTGGCAGATCCGACAAACTTTCGAGTCCACAAAAATCCATAAACTTATCCGTAGTTCCATACTGAAGTGGTCTTCCGGGTAACTCCGCCCTTCCCCGTGAGATCACAAGATCCAGCTCCAGCAGGCGACTGAGCGCACTATCCACTGACACCCCGCGAATGCGCTCCATTTCAGCACGAGTGACCGGTTGGCGATAGGCAATGATGGCGAGGGTTTCAAGAGCGGCCTGACTCAAACGCAGGGGCTTGGTTTCACCCCGCAACGCGCGCACCCACTCTCCATATTCAGGTGCCACGCAGAGCCGATAACCATCCTTGGTGGACAGGAGTCGGTACACTTCTCCCCGGCTCTCAAATTCGCGTTCCAACTCGCCCATGGCCTCACGAATCGAGGAGGACGTCAGCAAGACGGGAAATCCCACATGAGATGGGGTTTCGCTCTCAGATTCTCCTGCCGACTGGCGCTCACGCTCCTCCAGCTGCTGCTCGCGAACTCGATTGTACACCCATTGAATCTGTTTGATATCCAGCGGGTCGGACGTTGAGAACAACAACGCCTTGAGCCAGGATTTGATATCGAATTCCATGAGTGATGTAAAACAATCAGTTGTGCAGCGCCTGTGCGCAACAGGTCGAAATTGACAAGTGCCATGGGGATTTCAAGTTTCTTTTGCCCCAGCTCCGGACAGTTCGACTCTCGTCAATGCCAATGAACCACTCCGCTGGCATATTCCACATCCACAGAGGCATGTCGCCTGAACAGAGTCAGATTCACGACACATTTGGGTTGCCTGCACGGGTTCGCATTTGAAAAACTCGATGAACTCGAACCCAAGGAGCCGGAATCGGTGAATTGGCGTTTCGTCCTTTGTCAACCACTGCCAATGCAAGCAACATGAGTTCCTGGAATACCTTCTGTGAGCGTTATTTTCACTTTGAGTCCGCAGCACTGAGCCTCGACCTGAGTCGGGTTCGTTTTCCCGATTCGTTTCTGGAGTCGATGGAACCCGCCATGCAGAAAGCCTTCACGGCGATGGCTCAACTCGAACAGGGTGCCATTGCCAATCCCGACGAAGATCGCATGGTTGGACACTATTGGTTGCGCAATGCACGGCTGGCGCCTTCACCCGAAATCCAGCAGGCCATCGAAGCCACGTTGGAAAAGATTCAGTCCATCGCGGATCAGGTTCACTCGGGCCAGATTCGTGGAGCAGACGGAGCGTTTGAACACCTGCTGATCATCGGCATTGGTGGCTCGGCGCTCGGCCCACAATTTGTAGATCGCGCCCTGCGCCACCCAGCAGCCGACCGCCTGCAAACCCACTTTTTTGACAATACCGACCCAGACGGAATCGATCTGGTGCTTGCGGAGCTCAAGGGTCAACTGGGGCGCACGCTCAGTGTTGTCATTTCAAAATCCGGAGGAACCCCGGAAACGCGCAATGGCATGCTCGAGGCCCGCTCCGCCTACGAGCGGGATGGCCTCAAGTTTTCTGAGCATGCGATTGCCGTGACGGGTGAAGGCAGCGCGCTCGACAAGGTCGCACAACAGGAACAATGGATCACACGCTTTCCCATGTGGGATTGGGTGGGTGGGCGCACCAGTGAACTCGCAGCCGTAGGCCTGCTGCCCGCTGCATTGCAGGGACTCGACTACCGTGGCATGCTCACGGGGGCCGCCGCGATGGACCAGCTCACACGCGCGACCACCACACAGGAAAATCCCGCAGCCCTGCTCAGTCTGATGTGGTACTATCTCACGGATGGCAAGGGGTCCAAGGACATGGTGATCCTGCCCTACAAGGACCGGCTCGAGCTATTCTCAAAATACCTGCAACAGTTGGTCATGGAGTCCCTCGGCAAAGAGTGCGATCTGAATGGCAAGGTGGTCAATCAGGGCATAGCGGTCTACGGGAACAAGGGTTCTACCGACCAACACGCCTACGTTCAGCAGTTGCGGGAGGGGTTGCACAACTTCTTTGTTACCTTTATTGAGGTCTTGGAAGCTCGCAAGGGAGCATCCATCGATGTCGACGATGCCACGACTTCAGGTGACTACCTGCAGGGATTCTACCTCGGCACACGTGATGCCC
Coding sequences within:
- the pheA gene encoding prephenate dehydratase codes for the protein MNEHLEHLRQSIDACDRELVTILNKRSEVAAEIGRIKAEKGGTIYDPSREEIVYEKVSGLNQGPLSNAALRAIYREIISSAKALEGPTRIAFLGPEATYTNQAALAIFGASMHYTPVGSIPEIFTLVEKGSADYGVLPIENSTDGIVRHSLDMLVNTKLFIVNQVYLDIEHCLISNSPLSEIRVVCSKDQALGQCRDWLLRYLPDALQKEVESTSLAVKMAMGEPGVAAIASALASEKWGVPIVERNIQDRSDNITRFLVIGKDPAKRLGAGKDRTSIVVSLNDEVGALQEALNIFSRHGINLCKIESRPTRRKSWDYFFFIDFIGHFEDTDVQSALEQLRGKSNFVKWLGSYPNTQMRSL
- the scpB gene encoding SMC-Scp complex subunit ScpB, which encodes MEFDIKSWLKALLFSTSDPLDIKQIQWVYNRVREQQLEERERQSAGESESETPSHVGFPVLLTSSSIREAMGELEREFESRGEVYRLLSTKDGYRLCVAPEYGEWVRALRGETKPLRLSQAALETLAIIAYRQPVTRAEMERIRGVSVDSALSRLLELDLVISRGRAELPGRPLQYGTTDKFMDFCGLESLSDLPTSDIVSSDKLDEWVNRPSNEFEDGQESLDLKV
- a CDS encoding glucose-6-phosphate isomerase, which translates into the protein MSSWNTFCERYFHFESAALSLDLSRVRFPDSFLESMEPAMQKAFTAMAQLEQGAIANPDEDRMVGHYWLRNARLAPSPEIQQAIEATLEKIQSIADQVHSGQIRGADGAFEHLLIIGIGGSALGPQFVDRALRHPAADRLQTHFFDNTDPDGIDLVLAELKGQLGRTLSVVISKSGGTPETRNGMLEARSAYERDGLKFSEHAIAVTGEGSALDKVAQQEQWITRFPMWDWVGGRTSELAAVGLLPAALQGLDYRGMLTGAAAMDQLTRATTTQENPAALLSLMWYYLTDGKGSKDMVILPYKDRLELFSKYLQQLVMESLGKECDLNGKVVNQGIAVYGNKGSTDQHAYVQQLREGLHNFFVTFIEVLEARKGASIDVDDATTSGDYLQGFYLGTRDALFEKDRESITITVRSVDAFTVGALIALFERAVGLYANLVNINAYHQPGVEAGKKAAASILDLKNRIQDLLQSRPGQELSVEDIAKELGSKDLCEKVFKLLTSKVVNDPTHYRGTGLHDPRSALFAYLG